A single genomic interval of Scylla paramamosain isolate STU-SP2022 chromosome 12, ASM3559412v1, whole genome shotgun sequence harbors:
- the LOC135105689 gene encoding transient receptor potential channel pyrexia-like gives MNTLHPEVVGSSPMSSIRRKRHYSIMGEKRGRVDVKIGNFFNAIETRSLEHLQEYVHKGPECINGHGGPFFITPLHFAAEVGWLEGVRELLTRGASVCVRNQYGQTPLHYAAIAKHESITALMLINTTSTKALNLSDMRGMSPLHDAAASGCLPVVKILLEHGAIVTTLDNQGQSPLHKAAKAGAFNVMVALMEAGADLQEKDLRGMCAMRWLIFSTDNGLQRLLDHLLVTNDGSSRHSPITFNFLPLVSNSGAQQCRLLSYFIKTGNRDILSHPVCHVLILIKWKRMKLIFLGYLLYFVVYAILTSLFIFRHELIKINEEERTTNATLGADEGPHTEPDLAAMQGLHWLLSVMTLLLLMTQFNRLRIHGWRACVCNPNFWLQLSSVVCVASLLVLYWCRGLHEREYVENNIGSLELLFLQLQFLFILRKYPSYGLYVAMFIKVAKEFLKLFLVYSTLLLSFTSIMFLTFTFNAENRKDPVYGSWPVLFLKSVTMMVGSVEVTDSLAEQLDSIPITGYALIFFSVVFISIVLANLLVALAVSDIRELRNSAHLTRFASMVEALLNMEQSCDFPLLRRMANYCRLDTVAMHVRMWPKHDFRHPCITVEVRKQHQHHAQQRCGWCAWLVKRFHPRRYQVSIPVILHDEVLARITARETIALDPDKLDVPHDYKVFFNEILRRLKLLEVSHIY, from the exons ATGAATACCTTGCACCCTGAG GTAGTGGGGTCGTCCCCGATGAGTTCCATACGGAGGAAGAGACACTACAGCATCATGG gAGAGAAACGTGGGAGAGTGGATGTCAAGATTGGAAACTTCTTTAATGCCATTGAGACTCGGTCACTGGAACATCTGCAAGAATATGTGCATAAGGGGCCGGAGTGCATTAATGGCCATGGGGGACCTTTCTTCATCACGCCTCTCCACTTCGCCGCGGAGGTGGGCTGGCTGGAGGGCGTTAGAGAACTCTTGACGCGAGGAGCGTCTGTCTGCGTCAGAAACCAGTACGGCCAGACGCCTCTCCACTATGCCGCCATAGCCAAGCACGAATCCATCACCGCCCTGATGCTgatcaacaccaccagcaccaaagCCCTCAATCTTAGTGACATGAGGGGAATGTCACCCCTGCACGATGCAGCGGCCAGTGGCTGTCTGCCTGTGGTGAAGATTCTGCTCGAGCACGGCGCCATAGTCACGACTCTGGACAACCAAGGGCAGTCACCGCTACACAAAGCTGCCAAAGCGGGTGCTTTCAATGTGATGGTGGCCCTCATGGAGGCGGGGGCCGACCTGCAAGAGAAAGATCTGCGGGGCATGTGTGCGATGCGCTGGCTCATCTTCTCCACTGACAATGGTTTGCAGCGTCTGCTGGACCACCTGCTCGTCACCAATGACGGCAGCAGTCGTCACTCTCCAATCACCTTTAACTTCCTGCCACTAGTGAGCAACTCAGGGGCACAACAGTGCCGGCTTCTTTCGTACTTTATCAAGACAGGCAACCGAGACATTCTGAGCCACCCTGTGTGTCATGTACTTATTCTTATCAAGTGGAAAAGAATGAAACTCATCTTCCTTGGATACCTATTGTACTTTGTGGTTTATGCAATACTGACAAGTTTATTCATATTCAGGCACGAATTgattaaaataaatgaagaagagcgAACCACTAACGCCACGCTTGGTGCTGATGAGGGCCCCCACACCGAGCCTGACTTGGCGGCAATGCAAGGGTTACACTGGCTGTTGAGTGTCATGACGCTGCTGCTCCTTATGACTCAGTTTAACAGACTCAGGATTCACGGGTGGCGAGCATGTGTCTGTAATCCCAACTTCTGGCTCCAACTGTCgtcggtggtgtgtgtggcgagCCTCCTTGTCCTGTACTGGTGCCGAGGACTGCACGAAAGAGAATACGTGGAAAACAACATTGGTTCTTTAGAGCTACTGTTTCTGCAACTACAGTTCCTCTTTATCCTCAGGAAATATCCTTCATACGGGCTGTACGTTGCTATGTTCATCAAAGTGGCCAAAGAATTTTTGAAGTTGTTTCTGGTGTACAGCACACTCTTGCTTAGCTTTACTTCCATCATGttcctcaccttcaccttcaacGCTGAAAACCGGAAGGACCCCGTGTACGGCAGTTGGCCCGTGCTGTTCCTGAAGAGCGTCACCATGATGGTGGGGTCTGTGGAGGTCACCGACTCACTAGCGGAGCAGCTCGACTCCATTCCCATCACTGGCTACgccctcatctttttctccgtGGTCTTCATCTCCATTGTGCTGGCGAACTTACTCGTCGCCCTCGCCGTCAGTGACATCCGTGAACTACGGAACTCGGCACACCTAACGCGCTTCGCCAG CATGGTGGAGGCCCTTCTGAACATGGAGCAGTCGTGTGACTTCCCCTTGCTGCGGCGGATGGCGAATTACTGCAGACTGGACACCGTAGCAATGCACGTTCGCATGTGGCCTAAGCACGACTTCCGTCACCCCTGCATCACGGTGGAGGTGCGCAAacagcaccaacaccacgccCAGCAACGATGTGGTTGGTGTGCGTGGCTGGTGAAGCGCTTCCACCCTCGCCGCTACCAGGTGAGCATCCCCGTCATTCTGCACGATGAGGTGCTGGCGAGGATCACCGCTAGAGAAACCATTGCTCTCGATCCCGACAAGCTGGATGTACCTCATGattataaagtgttttttaatGAAATTCTCAGAAGACTTAAGCTCCTCGAGGTGTCTCACATTTATTGA